The nucleotide window GCCTACTGTAGCCCGTTACTTTCTTAACCTCCTCTGGTTCTATAGTTTTAACTATATTAGGCTGTCTAGGGTTTAATTTTGTATCTACTATATAAATCCTTGAGGAACGTAAACCGGGTACAACTAAGAATCTTCTCTCAAAATTTGGTCTTCCATTAGGGCATAAGGCGGAACTACAAGCATTCCAACCAAAATGGTGCAGCTCATCATTGACATATGATAATTCAACCTTATGGATTACCTTAGAATAAGTTTCCGATTCAGGCTTTACATCAACTACTGCTATGAAATCTGGCCTATTTATTCCAGTTCCAGTGTATAAGCAAGCAACATAAGCTAAGTCCTCTGGAGGTGATTTCATGGCCATCTTTGGAGATGGATAAAACGTTGGATCTCTCTTAAAGGGAGCAAAAACTGACGGTAATTCCATTAAAGTTATTTTGTATCTAAACCTTATAAAGTTTTATTATTTGTGCAAATTATTGAGGTTGAACATTCATGTTAATTTTCTTATCCCTTATTATGTACCACGTTCCCAATCCAATCGCCCCAAGACTTCCCTCAACGTCTTTAAAAGTAATCTCCACTGTAACTGCAGTTCTACCTTTTCTTATTACATTTGCTTCAACAGTAAACGGCCCCCTATACATTGGCTCTAGGAAATTTACCTTTAGTTCTTGTGTTACCTGATCCATTCCATCGTTTATTGATAGAACTGCCAATCCACCTGTGTAGTCTATGGACGCAACTATCATTCCACCATTTAGAATATTTCCCCTTCTTGTCAGCTCCTTCTTGAACGGTATTTGTGTTTTAGCATATCCCTCCTTTATCTCTAAAATTTTCACACCTAAATAATGAAATACATAATCGCTATCGTATCTCTGTAAAATTTTTTCAATATCATAGTTTTGAGAATCCATTGATATAATAATGTATAAGCATTCTTAAAAATCTACCTACATAGAATTATAAAAAAATATTAATTTCTTGTATCTTATTTGTTGATCTTTTCAAACTCTGCCTTAAACTCCTCTAAAGCTTTTTTAATCTCCTCTACAGAAGCCTCATCCTCTAATGTAGTTATATCTCCCACTTCTGCCCTAGTTGCAACAGCCCTTACAACTCTTCTCATTATCTTTCCACTTCTCGTTTTAGGCAACTTACCCACGAAGAATATCTTATCTATAGTAGCTATAGGTCCCACCTTATCTCTTACCGTCTTCAGTATCTCTTGTGAAAGCTGCGTATTAGGTGTATAACCTTGCCTCAAAATTACAAACGCATAAGGCACCTCTCCCTTAACTGGGTCTGGGACTCCAATTACCGCTGCTTCCGCAACTGCAGGATGCTCAATTAAAGCTGATTCTAACTCATATGTACCTAGCCTATGCCCAGCTACCTTGATAACTTCATCAGCCCTCCCTAATATCCAGAAGTATCCATCCTTGTCCTTAACAGCGTAATCACCAACATAGAACATTCCAGGGAATCTACTCCAATACACCTTCACGTATCTTTCAGGATCCTTGTAAATTGTTAATGGCATTCCAGGCCACGGATTCTTTATAACAAGATATCCTCTTTCCTCAAGGTTAACTTGTTTCCCATCTTCATTAACTACATCTGGCTCAATTCCCAATATTGGTGGGCCATTTGTCCCAGGTTTCATTGGCACAAGATACAATCCTGGTAAATGAGATATTAGAATACCTCCAGTCTCAGTCATCCACCAAGTGCTTCCAAATGGTACCTCCTCTCTACCGACTAATTTCCATAGCCACTCCCAAGCTTCCGGATTTATTGGTTCACCTACAGAATGCATTAGCCTAACAGTGGAGGTAATGTGAGCCTTAACCCAATTATCACCATATTTCATGAAGCTTCTAATTGCAGTGGGTGAGGTATAAAGGATTGTGATCCCATACCTTTCAATTATCGATACCCACCTATCCGGTTGTGGATAATCCAAGGCTCCTTCATACATTATTTCAGTTGCTCCTTCCATTAATGGTCCAAACACAATGTAAGAGTGTCCAGTAACCCATCCTATATCTGCGGTACACCAGTAAATGTCGTCATCCCTTATATCGAATACCCACTTCATTGTAGCGTGTAATAATGTCATATACCCTCCAATATCGTGGACTATACCCTTAGGTTTTCCAGTGGTTCCAGAGGTGTAGAGTATATATAACGGGTCTTCAGATTTCATCCTTTCTGGTTCAACGTAAACATTTTGTGGAATGTCCTTGATTACTTCATCAAAGTACTTATCCCTACCTTCAACCATGTTGACCTTATTACCTATCCTTCTAACTACTATTACATCCTTTATTGTTGGGGTCTTCTCCAAAGCCTTATCTACAATTCCCTTTAAGTCAACAACTTTACCCCTTCTCCATCCACCATCTGCGGTAATTAGTAACTTGGCTTCGGCGTCATTAATCCTACTTGCCAATGCGTCAGCGCTAAATCCTGAGAACACCACCGTAAAGACTACTCCGATCCTAGCAGCAGCTAACATGAATATTGGTAATTCCGGTATCATTGGAAGGTAAATCGCTATTGCATCACCTTTCTTTAACCCGTATTTCTCCTTCAAGAGATAGGCTACTCTATTAACTTCCCTATATAGATCGTAATATGTTAACTTCCTAACCTCCTTTGGGTTTCCCTTCTCGTCCACTGGTTCTCCTTCCCATATTATGGCAACCTTATTCTTCCTCCAGCTCTTAACGTGCCTATCTACAGTTAGATAAGAGGCGTTAAGCTCTCCACCTACGAACCACTTATAGAATGGAGGATTACTATCGTCTAGTGTTTTCTCCCATGGTTTGAACCAGTCAATTTCCGAGGCTACAGATGCCCAAAATTGTTTGTAATCTTTTACCGTTTGGCTGTGAATCTCTTTATACGTAGTTATACTTACTAGCCTATTTAAATTCAGTTTTGGGTTTATCTTTTGATCAAAAGGTAGAGCCCACGTTACTGACATATGTTATATAATGGAATTCTAGGTAATAAATGTTAAGTAGAATACTGTAAGGTAATAAACTTTATAAGTATATTATTGCTATATAAAGATGTCATGACAGAACAAAAAAGGGCAAATCCAGCCCCCTTAGGACTTTCTGGTTTCGCACTAACTACACTCGTGTTATCTACCTTCAATGCAGGGTTAATAACACAAGGGGCATCTGTTGTGTTGGGACTAGCAGCGTTTTATGGAGGATTGGCTCAACTACTAGCCGGAATATTGGAATGGAGGGCAGGGAACACTTTTGGCTATACTGCCTTCTTTACTTATGGTGCATTTTGGGAGTGGTATTTCCTAACTGCGGGAGGATTTTTTGGAGGAGTCACACCTCAAGCTATAGGCTTGGTATTAATTGCGTTTGGAATCTTTACGCTAGCAATGTGGTTTGGCACGTTTAAGGCAAATCTAGGATTATTCATGACATTTCTATTACTGTGGATAACGTTCTTCCTACTTGGAGTAGGAGCTATGATTGGAAATGTTGGATTATCCCATGCCGGTGGATATGTAGGAATATTAACGGCAATTGCAGCCTGGTATACTGGACTCGCTATTGTAGTAGCTGAGAGCTTAGGCAAGAGTCCTCCAGTAGGAAGACCAATAATGAAATAAAAAATTATTTACATTTTTTAGCTTGAATCTTATTGTAGTAATTTTTTCATTAATTCATAAAAGTTTTCATAAGGATGAATTGCGGTTACTTCTATTGTTAGTGAATGACCGAGCTCTTTAACTATTGGTAGGGTCTCTAAAATCCCATCTAATTCCTCATGAGAGTTAACATCTATTATTGCTACAACCTCTCTTCTTCCAGTTACCTTATACAAACCCTTTATCTTCCCAGCCTTAACTGCTGGCATTGCTGCCTCAGCTTCTCTTTTCCATATTTCCATTAACTGCTTTTGCGTTATATTAGTTGGTTGTTTTATCTTAAACCATAGAAGGAATAGCATCAAATAATATTAAGTTTAGTTACTTATAAATTGATTTGTTTGTTTGTAAGTGAATTATATCTACTTATATTTTTGTCCTCTCTCAAATCCATAAAGTACTGAAAAATTAGATACGATTCCAATTGCCAAAAGGAGATGAATTATGGAGATTATTGGAGAAGCGTTTATGGTATATAGATACCCTAATGCGCCAGTAATCACTATCAATCCAATATTTCCTGCAAGGATTCTCTTTTCCATTTGTAGTTTTACCCTAAAATAACCATAGATCGCTAGTGCTAAAAGTATAATTGC belongs to Saccharolobus solfataricus and includes:
- a CDS encoding muconolactone Delta-isomerase, which encodes MLFLLWFKIKQPTNITQKQLMEIWKREAEAAMPAVKAGKIKGLYKVTGRREVVAIIDVNSHEELDGILETLPIVKELGHSLTIEVTAIHPYENFYELMKKLLQ
- a CDS encoding PaaI family thioesterase, giving the protein MDSQNYDIEKILQRYDSDYVFHYLGVKILEIKEGYAKTQIPFKKELTRRGNILNGGMIVASIDYTGGLAVLSINDGMDQVTQELKVNFLEPMYRGPFTVEANVIRKGRTAVTVEITFKDVEGSLGAIGLGTWYIIRDKKINMNVQPQ
- a CDS encoding acetate uptake transporter, which produces MTEQKRANPAPLGLSGFALTTLVLSTFNAGLITQGASVVLGLAAFYGGLAQLLAGILEWRAGNTFGYTAFFTYGAFWEWYFLTAGGFFGGVTPQAIGLVLIAFGIFTLAMWFGTFKANLGLFMTFLLLWITFFLLGVGAMIGNVGLSHAGGYVGILTAIAAWYTGLAIVVAESLGKSPPVGRPIMK
- the acs gene encoding acetate--CoA ligase, whose amino-acid sequence is MSVTWALPFDQKINPKLNLNRLVSITTYKEIHSQTVKDYKQFWASVASEIDWFKPWEKTLDDSNPPFYKWFVGGELNASYLTVDRHVKSWRKNKVAIIWEGEPVDEKGNPKEVRKLTYYDLYREVNRVAYLLKEKYGLKKGDAIAIYLPMIPELPIFMLAAARIGVVFTVVFSGFSADALASRINDAEAKLLITADGGWRRGKVVDLKGIVDKALEKTPTIKDVIVVRRIGNKVNMVEGRDKYFDEVIKDIPQNVYVEPERMKSEDPLYILYTSGTTGKPKGIVHDIGGYMTLLHATMKWVFDIRDDDIYWCTADIGWVTGHSYIVFGPLMEGATEIMYEGALDYPQPDRWVSIIERYGITILYTSPTAIRSFMKYGDNWVKAHITSTVRLMHSVGEPINPEAWEWLWKLVGREEVPFGSTWWMTETGGILISHLPGLYLVPMKPGTNGPPILGIEPDVVNEDGKQVNLEERGYLVIKNPWPGMPLTIYKDPERYVKVYWSRFPGMFYVGDYAVKDKDGYFWILGRADEVIKVAGHRLGTYELESALIEHPAVAEAAVIGVPDPVKGEVPYAFVILRQGYTPNTQLSQEILKTVRDKVGPIATIDKIFFVGKLPKTRSGKIMRRVVRAVATRAEVGDITTLEDEASVEEIKKALEEFKAEFEKINK